From bacterium, one genomic window encodes:
- a CDS encoding acetate kinase, with amino-acid sequence IRNRICEGLGGLGITLDQEKNNRMVSVDALINSEHSPVKIAVITTDEPGQMAKETMELLHK; translated from the coding sequence CATTCGGAATAGAATCTGCGAAGGGCTTGGCGGTCTCGGCATTACGCTTGATCAAGAAAAAAATAATCGGATGGTAAGCGTTGACGCGCTTATCAACAGTGAACACTCCCCCGTCAAAATCGCAGTCATAACCACCGACGAACCGGGTCAAATGGCAAAAGAAACTATGGAATTGCTACATAAGTAA